In a genomic window of Rhododendron vialii isolate Sample 1 chromosome 12a, ASM3025357v1:
- the LOC131311244 gene encoding putative late blight resistance protein homolog R1B-13, whose translation MVKLRHLYTKRALFKYHHVSYDEDKENMLDSLQTLHQMCICEHCLRFLERTPNLRKLGLRGDLGLQGGDLLMLPDLEFLKCLEILNVDPWFNNKRVTRTGLKLPPTLTRLTLRFTLLKWEELSIILQILPSLKVLKLLVNACSGPVWNTCELEEGFSQLKYLRLENLDIEEWSASADQFPALEVLVIQLCEKLKGIPIDFAYLNELSKIKVEWSSLSAEESAREIQEEQKNTKGDDNCLNLVFRYNQPKRGCSRAVGCD comes from the coding sequence ATGGTTAAGTTGAGGCATCTATATACTAAAAGGGCGTTATTCAAATATCATCATGTTTCTTATGATGAAGACAAGGAGAATATGTTGGATAGCTTACAGACCTTGCACCAAATGTGTATTTGTGAGCATTGCCTACGTTTCTTGGAAAGGACTCCCAATCTTAGGAAGCTAGGACTTAGAGGAGATCTGGGTTTGCAAGGGGGTGATCTTTTGATGCTCCCCGACCTAGAGTTCTTAAAATGTCTTGAGATACTCAATGTTGATCCATGGTTCAACAACAAGCGCGTGACACGCACTGGGCTGAAGCTTCCTCCGACTCTTACGCGGCTAACTTTGAGATTTACGCTCTTGAAGTGGGAGGAGCTGTCAATAATCCTCCAAATCCTGCCGAGCCTTAAGGTTCTCAAATTACTTGTAAACGCCTGTAGTGGACCAGTTTGGAACACATGTGAACTTGAGGAGGGGTTCTCTCAACTCAAGTACTTGAGGCTTGAAAATTTGGATATCGAGGAGTGGAGTGCTTCCGCCGATCAATTTCCGGCACTTGAGGTCTTAGTGATTCAACTTTGCGAAAAACTGAAGGGGATCCCGATTGATTTTGCTTATCTGAACGAACTTAGCAAAATTAAGGTAGAGTGGTCCAGTCTCTCTGCAGAGGAATCGGCCAGGGAGATTCAGGAAgagcaaaaaaatacaaagggaGATGATAATTGCCTAAATCTCGTTTTCAGATATAATCAGCCAAAACGGGGGTGCTCGAGAGCAGTGGGGTGTGATTGA
- the LOC131311328 gene encoding elongator complex protein 3 isoform X1, producing MATAEVAESRKVPRPGRGGVVSHNLTEEEARVKAIAEIVNNMVDQSRRGDTVNLNALKSAACRKYGLSRAPKLVEMIAALPESERESLLPKLKAKPVRTASGIAVVAVMSKPHRCPHIATTGNICVYCPGGPDSDFEYSTQSYTGYEPTSMRAIRARYNPYVQARSRIDQLKRLGHSVDKVEFILMGGTFMSLPSDYRDYFIRNLHDALSGHTSANVEEAVSYSEHSATKCIGMTIETRPDYCLGPHLRQMLSYGCTRLEIGVQSTYEDVARDTNRGHTVAAVADCFSLAKDAGFKVVAHMMPDLPNVGVERDMESFKEFFESPSFRADGLKIYPTLVIRGTGLYELWKTGRYRNYPPEQLVDIVARILAMVPPWTRVYRVQRDIPMPLVTSGVEKGNLRELALARMDDLGLKCRDVRTREAGIQDIHHQIKPEEVELVRRDYSANEGWETFLSYEDTRQDILVGLLRLRKCGRNVTCSELVGRCSIVRELHVYGTAVPVHGREADKLQHQGYGTLLMEEAERIARMEHRSTKIAVISGVGTRHYYRKLGYELEGPYMVKCLV from the exons atgGCGACGGCGGAGGTGGCCGAGTCCCGAAAGGTTCCCCGCCCAGGCCGCGGCGGCGTCGTATCCCATAACCTCACCGAAGAAGAAGCCAGGGTAAAAGCCATAGCCGAGATCGTCAACAACATGGTCGACCAATCCCGTCGAGGCGACACCGTCAACCTCAACGCCCTCAAGTCCGCTGCCTGCCGCAAGTACGGCCTCTCCCGTGCCCCCAAGCTCGTTGAGATGATCGCCGCGCTGCCCGAGTCGGAGCGCGAGTCGCTCCTCCCCAAGCTCAAGGCCAAGCCCGTCCGCACGGCGTCCGGCATCGCCGTCGTCGCCGTCATGTCGAAGCCGCACCGGTGCCCGCACATCGCCACCACGGGGAATATCTGTGTTTACTGTCCCGGTGGGCCCGATTCGGATTTTGAGTACAGTACGCAGTCGTATACGGGGTACGAGCCCACCAGCATGCGGGCGATTCGTGCCAG ATATAACCCATATGTTCAGGCCAGAAGTAGGATAGATCAACTGAAGCGATTGGGTCACAGTGTCGATAAG GTTGAATTTATCTTGATGGGAGGTACTTTCATGTCATTGCCATCAGATTATCGTGACTATTTTATAAGGAATCTTCATGATGCTTTATCGGGGCACACTTCTGCTAATGTTGAAGAGGCAGTTTCCTACTCTGAGCACAGTGCTACAAAGTGTATTGGAATGACCATTGAAAC GAGGCCCGATTATTGCCTTGGACCTCATTTGAGGCAGATGCTTTCTTATGGTTGTACACGGTTGGAGATTGGGGTTCAAAGTACGTATGAGGACGTGGCTCGTGACACCAATAGGGGCCACACAGTAGCTGCTGTGGCTGATTGCTTTAGCTTGGCAAAGGATGCTGGTTTCAAG GTTGTTGCTCATATGATGCCCGATCTTCCAAATGTTGGAGTTGAAAGGGACATGGAAAGTTTTAAGGAATTTTTCGAAAGCCCTTCATTCAGAGCTGACGGGCTTAAAATCTATCCCACACTTGTCATTCGTGGAACTGGACTCTATGAGCTTTGGAAAACTGGCAG GTATAGAAACTACCCACCTGAGCAACTTGTGGACATTGTAGCTAGGATCCTAGCCATGGTACCCCCTTGGACACGTGTTTATAGAGTTCAGAGGGATATTCCGATGCCACTGGTTACTTCTGGGGTTGAGAAAGGAAATCTTCGCGAGTTAGCTTTAGCTCGGATGGATGATTTGGGCTTGAAATGCCGAGATGTTCGAACACGTGAAGCTGGAATACAG GACATTCACCACCAAATAAAGCCAGAAGAAGTTGAACTTGTTCGACGTGATTATTCTGCCAATGAAGGCTGGGAAACTTTTCTTTCCTATGAAGATACACGCCAG GACATTCTTGTTGGGTTACTGCGCTTACGAAAATGTGGGCGGAACGTAACTTGCTCAGAACTTGTTGGGAGGTGTTCTATCGTTCGCGAACTCCATGTGTATGGGACTGCAGTTCCAGTTCATGGGCGGGAGGCTGATAAGCTGCAACACCAG GGTTACGGCACACTTCTAATGGAGGAGGCTGAGAGGATCGCTCGTATGGAGCATAGGTCAACAAAGATAGCTGTAATTTCAGGGGTAGGGACCCGTCATTATTATAGGAAATTGGGATACGAGCTTGAAGGTCCTTACATGGTAAAATGCCTAGTGTAA
- the LOC131310986 gene encoding uncharacterized protein LOC131310986, whose amino-acid sequence MLKSTFTPILHTIPAQSRPSKLSSAISNALAQTPPTVRQNASPTTTTTANPTHKHPPTSAYLHLPFCRKRCHYCDFPIVALGSSPTDTDDKDDPRILNYIQLLCREIQATQSESNNPPLQTVFFGGGTPSLVPPRLVSSVLGTLGSKFGLRSDAEISMEMDPGTFDAKKMKELMELGVNRVSLGVQAFQDELLKACGRAHCVKEVHEAIEIVGSCGVENWSMDLISSLPHQTSEMWEESLMLAIEARPAHVSVYDLQVEQGTKFGILYTPGEFPLPSDNQSADFYKLASSMLSNAGYNHYEISSYSKSSFECKHNLTYWQSKPFYGFGLGSASFLDGVRFSRPKKMKEYVGYVQNLEDGIVDYREASCSDAKDMAMESVMLSFRTARGLDLKSFKETFGSSLVHSLCKAYSPYVESGHVVCLDRHRRAVTKEQFCSLVSDGHELEDTVAFIRLSDPDGFLLSNELITLAFRVIAP is encoded by the exons ATGCTGAAATCGACTTTTACTCCAATTTTACACACCATTCCCGCCCAATCCAGACCTTCGAAGCTATCTAGCGCAATCTCCAATGCACTAGCCCAAACCCCACCAACTGTTCGACAAAATGCctcacccaccaccaccaccaccgcaaacCCAACCCACAAACACCCTCCAACCTCAGCTTACCTCCACCTCCCTTTCTGCCGAAAACGCTGCCACTACTGCGACTTCCCCATCGTCGCTCTCGGCTCCTCTCCAACCGATACCGATGACAAAGACGACCCCCGAATCCTCAACTATATCCAACTCCTATGCAGAGAAATCCAAGCCACACAATCAGAATCCAACAACCCACCTCTTCAAACGGTCTTTTTTGGAGGGGGTACGCCTTCGCTGGTCCCTCCAAGGCTTGTTTCATCGGTCCTTGGCACATTGGGTTCAAAATTTGGGTTGCGTTCGGATGCTGAGATATCCATGGAAATGGACCCTGGGACATTTGATGCAAAGAAAATGAAGGAGTTGATGGAGTTGGGTGTGAATAGGGTGTCTTTGGGAGTTCAGGCGTTTCAAGATGAGTTGCTCAAGGCTTGTGGGAGAGCTCATTGCGTAAAGGAGGTTCATGAGGCAATTGAGATTGTTGGGTCATGTGGGGTTGAGAATTGGAGTATGGACCTCATATCCTCTCTGCCTCACCAAACATCAGAGATGTGGGAGGAGAGTTTGATGCTCGCGATCGAAGCTCGGCCTGCTCATGTGTCTGTCTATGATTTGCAAGTGGAACAGGGCACCAAATTTGGAATCCT GTACACACCAGGAGAGTTCCCTCTGCCTTCTGATAACCAATCAGCAGACTTCTATAAACTGGCTTCCAGTATGCTCTCAAATGCAGGTTACAACCACTACGAAATCAGCAGTTACTCCAAGAGTAGTTTCGAGTGCAAGCACAACCTCACCTACTGGCAGAGCAAACCTTTCTATGGATTTGGCCTTGGCTCAGCCAGTTTCCTTGATGGTGTAAGATTTTCAAGgccaaagaaaatgaaagagtaCGTGGGTTATGTGCAAAATTTGGAGGATGGGATTGTGGATTACCGAGAGGCTAGTTGTTCTGATGCCAAGGACATGGCCATGGAATCTGTGATGCTATCTTTTAGAACTGCCAGAGGTTTGGACTTGAAATCATTCAAAGAGACATTTGGTAGCTCTCTTGTTCATTCTCTTTGCAAGGCCTATAGTCCCTATGTGGAAAGTGGGCATGTGGTTTGTTTGGATAGGCATAGAAGGGCTGTGACGAAGGAACAGTTCTGCTCCTTGGTATCTGACGGGCATGAGCTAGAAGATACAGTGGCCTTTATTAGGCTAAGTGATCCAGATGGTTTCCTTCTATCTAATGAGTTGATAACCCTTGCATTCAGAGTCATAGCTCCTTGA
- the LOC131310987 gene encoding uncharacterized protein LOC131310987 isoform X1, which produces MVKWLLFLMLSLQGTIGVFSTSSHLTQENQDTEEYAAERTLKQEDQHTHEVHCSRERSRAAWEIIEEYLMPFVEQEKYQISRKCGLHPENDIFRDQEENKIHVDINEWRCGYCRKIFRGEKFLDQHFDNRHYNLLNVSESKCLADLCGALHCDFTMDSYSKFRKTKCNPAAAARNHHLCESLADSCFPVGQSPSANRLHELFLRQFCDAHTCSGGRKPFPRGKKKHTSIFYLAISILTLMLLPIFYLIVYLHQRETRKGTQELKRVAQLGRKSKPS; this is translated from the exons atggtaaaATGGCTTCTCTTTCTGATGCTTTCCCTGCAAGGGACGATTGGAGTCTTCTCAACTTCTTCACATCTGACACAGGAAAATCAG GACACAGAGGAGTACGCCGCTGAAAG AACACTTAAGCAGGAAGACCAGCATACTCATGAAGTTCATTGTTCTAGAGAAAGAAGTAGAGCAGCTTGGGAAATTATTGAGGAG TATTTGATGCCTTTTGTCGAACAAGAAAAGTATCAGATCTCGAGGAAGTGTGGACTTCATCCTGAGAATGATATCTTTAGAGATCAAGAGGAGAACAAGATCCATGTGGATATTAATGAATGGCGGTGTGGATACTGTAGGAAAATCTTCAGAGGAGAGAAATTTCTTGATCAACATTTTGACAACAGACACTACAATCTCCTAAATGTT AGTGAAAGCAAGTGCTTAGCAGATTTATGTGGGGCATTGCATTGCGACTTTACAATGGATTCTTATTCAAAGTTTCGTAAAACCAAATGCAATCCTGCAGCAGCTGCAAGAAATCACCACTTGtgcgag AGTCTTGCTGATAGTTGTTTTCCTGTTGGTCAGAGTCCATCAGCAAATCGTCTTCATG AATTATTCCTGCGGCAATTCTGTGATGCGCACACTTGCTCAGGAGGAAGAAAACCTTTTCCAAGGGGTAAAAAG AAGCATACAAGCATTTTCTACTTGGCTATTTCAATATTGACCCTGATGCTGCTCCCAATCTTCTATCTAATTGTTTATTTGCACCAAAG agaaacaagaaaaggaacCCAAGAGTTGAAGCGCGTCGCACAACTTGGACGAAAATCGAAGCCGTCATAG
- the LOC131310987 gene encoding uncharacterized protein LOC131310987 isoform X2: MVFRTLKQEDQHTHEVHCSRERSRAAWEIIEEYLMPFVEQEKYQISRKCGLHPENDIFRDQEENKIHVDINEWRCGYCRKIFRGEKFLDQHFDNRHYNLLNVSESKCLADLCGALHCDFTMDSYSKFRKTKCNPAAAARNHHLCESLADSCFPVGQSPSANRLHELFLRQFCDAHTCSGGRKPFPRGKKKHTSIFYLAISILTLMLLPIFYLIVYLHQRETRKGTQELKRVAQLGRKSKPS, translated from the exons ATGGTATTTAGAACACTTAAGCAGGAAGACCAGCATACTCATGAAGTTCATTGTTCTAGAGAAAGAAGTAGAGCAGCTTGGGAAATTATTGAGGAG TATTTGATGCCTTTTGTCGAACAAGAAAAGTATCAGATCTCGAGGAAGTGTGGACTTCATCCTGAGAATGATATCTTTAGAGATCAAGAGGAGAACAAGATCCATGTGGATATTAATGAATGGCGGTGTGGATACTGTAGGAAAATCTTCAGAGGAGAGAAATTTCTTGATCAACATTTTGACAACAGACACTACAATCTCCTAAATGTT AGTGAAAGCAAGTGCTTAGCAGATTTATGTGGGGCATTGCATTGCGACTTTACAATGGATTCTTATTCAAAGTTTCGTAAAACCAAATGCAATCCTGCAGCAGCTGCAAGAAATCACCACTTGtgcgag AGTCTTGCTGATAGTTGTTTTCCTGTTGGTCAGAGTCCATCAGCAAATCGTCTTCATG AATTATTCCTGCGGCAATTCTGTGATGCGCACACTTGCTCAGGAGGAAGAAAACCTTTTCCAAGGGGTAAAAAG AAGCATACAAGCATTTTCTACTTGGCTATTTCAATATTGACCCTGATGCTGCTCCCAATCTTCTATCTAATTGTTTATTTGCACCAAAG agaaacaagaaaaggaacCCAAGAGTTGAAGCGCGTCGCACAACTTGGACGAAAATCGAAGCCGTCATAG
- the LOC131309654 gene encoding disease resistance protein RPP13-like has product MGKLHDIGEVGRLEIISIVGASGGSKTTLAREVYDHPLMSQKFEIRAWVNVSQDYDKTMKRHLLIRILESAFLGKYEDYEEISEDKLGEKVYKCLQDRKYLIVMDDIWGIEAWNDIQRSSLGTARGVKSCSLVDYLFNLIASVVSLIQWKTRHSDVWEKVAKHLSSTIAKNQEGCMEILELSYNHIPLHLKACFLYIGAHPKGYEIPVCELIWLWIAEGFIQQSDGGKSLEAIAEDYLIGLIDRSLVMVARKSESHGGIKACSIHDLLRELCLKKAEEDNFFVKIYEGDYFSPSTTNNRRHLFFGH; this is encoded by the exons ATGGGAAAGCTTCATGACATTGGAGAGGTTGGACGACTGGAGATTATATCAATCGTTGGCGCTAGTGGAGGCAGCAAAACCACCTTGGCCAGAGAAGTGTACGATCATCCTTTGATGTCGCAAAAGTTTGAAATTCGTGCATGGGTCAATGTTTCTCAAGATTATGATAAGACTATGAAGAGGCATTTGTTGATTCGTATTCTGGAATCAGCTTTCCTAGGAAAATATGAAGATTACGAGGAGATTAGTGAGGATAAGTTGGGAGAAAAGGTATACAAATGCTTGCAAGATAGAAAATATCTCATTGTCATGGATGACATATGGGGCATTGAAGCCTGGAATGATATCCAAAGATCTTCCCTAGGGACAGCAAGGGGAGTAAAGTCGTGTTCACTAGTCGACTACCTGTTCAATCTGATAGCATCTGTTGTGTCTCTCATC CAATGGAAGACAAGACACTCAGACGTGTGGGAGAAAGTTGCCAAACATTTAAGTTCAACCATTGCCAAAAACCAAGAGGGCTGCATGGAGATACTAGAACTTAGTTACAATCACATACCCCTTCATTTAAAAGCGTGTTTTCTTTATATTGGAGCGCACCCCAAAGGTTATGAAATCCCTGTATGCGAGCTGATATGGTTATGGATTGCGGAGGGATTTATTCAGCAAAGTGATGGGGGGAAAAGCTTAGAGGCCATAGCAGAAGATTACTTAATTGGTCTTATTGATAGAAGTCTCGTAATGGTAGCTAGGAAAAGTGAATCCCATGGAGGAATTAAAGCATGCAGCATCCATGATCTTCTGCGTGAATTATGCTTGAAAAAAGCAGAGGAAGATAATTTCTTTGTGAAAATTTACGAGGGAGATTATTTTTCACCTTCTACTACAAATAACCGTCGTCACCTCTTCTTTGGCCATTAG
- the LOC131311328 gene encoding elongator complex protein 3 isoform X2 has protein sequence MATAEVAESRKVPRPGRGGVVSHNLTEEEARVKAIAEIVNNMVDQSRRGDTVNLNALKSAACRKYGLSRAPKLVEMIAALPESERESLLPKLKAKPVRTASGIAVVAVMSKPHRCPHIATTGNICVYCPGGPDSDFEYSTQSYTGYEPTSMRAIRARYNPYVQARSRIDQLKRLGHSVDKVEFILMGGTFMSLPSDYRDYFIRNLHDALSGHTSANVEEAVSYSEHSATKCIGMTIETRPDYCLGPHLRQMLSYGCTRLEIGVQSTYEDVARDTNRGHTVAAVADCFSLAKDAGFKVVAHMMPDLPNVGVERDMESFKEFFESPSFRADGLKIYPTLVIRGTGLYELWKTGRYRNYPPEQLVDIVARILAMVPPWTRVYRVQRDIPMPLVTSGVEKGNLRELALARMDDLGLKCRDVRTREAGIQDIHHQIKPEEVELVRRDYSANEGWETFLSYEDTRQDILVGLLRLRKCGRNVTCSELVGRCSIVRELHVYGTAVPVHGREADKLQHQVILNSFCFQVKVNPNKVDKKSWVELL, from the exons atgGCGACGGCGGAGGTGGCCGAGTCCCGAAAGGTTCCCCGCCCAGGCCGCGGCGGCGTCGTATCCCATAACCTCACCGAAGAAGAAGCCAGGGTAAAAGCCATAGCCGAGATCGTCAACAACATGGTCGACCAATCCCGTCGAGGCGACACCGTCAACCTCAACGCCCTCAAGTCCGCTGCCTGCCGCAAGTACGGCCTCTCCCGTGCCCCCAAGCTCGTTGAGATGATCGCCGCGCTGCCCGAGTCGGAGCGCGAGTCGCTCCTCCCCAAGCTCAAGGCCAAGCCCGTCCGCACGGCGTCCGGCATCGCCGTCGTCGCCGTCATGTCGAAGCCGCACCGGTGCCCGCACATCGCCACCACGGGGAATATCTGTGTTTACTGTCCCGGTGGGCCCGATTCGGATTTTGAGTACAGTACGCAGTCGTATACGGGGTACGAGCCCACCAGCATGCGGGCGATTCGTGCCAG ATATAACCCATATGTTCAGGCCAGAAGTAGGATAGATCAACTGAAGCGATTGGGTCACAGTGTCGATAAG GTTGAATTTATCTTGATGGGAGGTACTTTCATGTCATTGCCATCAGATTATCGTGACTATTTTATAAGGAATCTTCATGATGCTTTATCGGGGCACACTTCTGCTAATGTTGAAGAGGCAGTTTCCTACTCTGAGCACAGTGCTACAAAGTGTATTGGAATGACCATTGAAAC GAGGCCCGATTATTGCCTTGGACCTCATTTGAGGCAGATGCTTTCTTATGGTTGTACACGGTTGGAGATTGGGGTTCAAAGTACGTATGAGGACGTGGCTCGTGACACCAATAGGGGCCACACAGTAGCTGCTGTGGCTGATTGCTTTAGCTTGGCAAAGGATGCTGGTTTCAAG GTTGTTGCTCATATGATGCCCGATCTTCCAAATGTTGGAGTTGAAAGGGACATGGAAAGTTTTAAGGAATTTTTCGAAAGCCCTTCATTCAGAGCTGACGGGCTTAAAATCTATCCCACACTTGTCATTCGTGGAACTGGACTCTATGAGCTTTGGAAAACTGGCAG GTATAGAAACTACCCACCTGAGCAACTTGTGGACATTGTAGCTAGGATCCTAGCCATGGTACCCCCTTGGACACGTGTTTATAGAGTTCAGAGGGATATTCCGATGCCACTGGTTACTTCTGGGGTTGAGAAAGGAAATCTTCGCGAGTTAGCTTTAGCTCGGATGGATGATTTGGGCTTGAAATGCCGAGATGTTCGAACACGTGAAGCTGGAATACAG GACATTCACCACCAAATAAAGCCAGAAGAAGTTGAACTTGTTCGACGTGATTATTCTGCCAATGAAGGCTGGGAAACTTTTCTTTCCTATGAAGATACACGCCAG GACATTCTTGTTGGGTTACTGCGCTTACGAAAATGTGGGCGGAACGTAACTTGCTCAGAACTTGTTGGGAGGTGTTCTATCGTTCGCGAACTCCATGTGTATGGGACTGCAGTTCCAGTTCATGGGCGGGAGGCTGATAAGCTGCAACACCAGGTGATTCTAAATTCCTTCTGTTTTCAAGTGAAAGTCAACCCAAACAAA GTGGATAAGAAATCTTGGGTTGAACTGTTATAG